The Candidatus Abyssobacteria bacterium SURF_5 genomic interval GCGGCATTTTCGTGGACGTTATTATCGATGAGGCTCACAACCCCGCAAGCACCCATCCGTTCAAGGGGAACATCGATCTGAAGAAATTGCAGGCGCTCTTAGAGAAAGTCGGAAAAGAAAACGTCGCCTACGTCAGCCTCGCCGGAACGGTGAATATGGCCGGCGGACAGCCGGTGAGCATGGCAAACGTGAAGGCGGTTCATGAATTATGCAGCCGCAACCGCATGCCGGTCTATCTCGATGCGACACGCATGGTCGAAAACGCCTTTTTCATTCAGGAACGCGAAGAAGGTTACGCCGGGAAATCGATCGCCCGGATTCTGAAGGAATTCTGTGGTTATACCGACGGCGCATGGATGAGCGCAAAAAAGGATAGCCTCGTCAATATCGGCGGCTGGCTTGCCGTTAATGATCGAGACCTGTTCGACCAACTTCGCAACCTCGTTGTGATCTATGAAGGGCTTCACACTTACGGCGGCATGGCCGGACGCGATATGGAGGCCATGGCTATCGGGATCGTCGAGTCAGTCCAGGATGATCATATCCGGGCTCGGATCGGACAGGTTCGCTATCTGGGGCAACTGCTCACCGAGTGGGGTATCCCCATCGTTCAGCCGGTTGGCGGGCACGGCATCTTCCTCGACGCCAAAAAGTTCTACCCTCACATTCCGCAGAACCAGTTCCCGGCGCAACGCCTCGCGGCCGAACTGTATCTCGATTCCGGCATCCGCGGGATGGAACGCGGAGTGGTCAGCGCCGGGCGCGACCCGAAAACCGGCGACCACCGCTATCCGGCCCTCGAACTGGTGCGGCTGACAATACCGCGTCGCGTCTATACGCAGGCGCACATGGATGTCACCGCCGAAGCCGTGAAGGCGGTGTTCGATGCCCGCGAAAAGACCCGCGGCCTCAAGATGGCCTACGAGCCGCAATACCTGCGCTTCTTCCAGGCGCGCTTCGAGCCGATCGAATAAATGGCTCAAAGATGATTTTCTGAAAACCTTCGGCTGAGGGCTGTGTCCGGAAGTAAAGCCTGGAATGTCAATCGAGAACACCGGCGACGATTGCAGTCTCTATCGATGGCGACCGCATGATCTTTGCGCGGGAAATGGCAAAGGCGGCAATCGCTTCACCGGTGGCGAAGATGACGAAGGCGAGATAGTAGCCGCCGGTCGTGTCAAAAATGAAGCCCGCCAGCAGCGGCCCTATTGCCCCTCCAGCAACCCCGCTGATAGCAAGCACTCCAAATATCGCGCCCAGCGACTTCAATCCAAAACATTCGCCGATAATCAGCGGCGCGAGCACCAGTCCGCCGCCGCCGGTAAGGCCGTAAACAAGAACGTACGCAAAAAAGGCCTTTGTCCCGATCAACGGCAATGCCAGCAGCATGCAAACCGATATCGTTTCCAGGATGTAACACGCTGTGAATACCTTGCGAACAGGAAAGCGGTCAGCCGCAAAACCAAATGTGACGCGGCCCGCGATGCCCAGTATGGCAACGAGTCCCAGACAGACAGACGCGAGTCGCGTATCGATGCCGGCGTCCGTCAGGACCACCACCAGGTGCGTAATTAAGCCGACCCCCGACATCATCGGAAAGAAGAAGGCGGCGGCAATCATCCAGAAAGTTACTGTCCTCATCGCTTGCTGCAGAGTGAACTCTTCCGCCGGCAGCTTCACCGTTTTCTCCTGCGAAATGATCTCCTCCAGCCCGCCCGGTTTCATCCGTTCCGACTCACTTCCCTTGCCGTCAGGCAGAAGACCGATCGCGGAAGGACTCCTTCTCAGGATCAACGCGGCAACAGGGATTACTCCACCCCAAAGGATTACCGCAAGGATCAGATAAGAGATACGCCAGCCGGTCAATTCAATCAAATATTCTGCCAGAGGCGGCATGAGAAAGCCGCCCGTGCTCCCGCCGATAAGGGTTAATCCCATCGCCGCCCCACGCTTCTTCTGGAACCAGTGGGAAATAATCGCGCTCAAGGGGATAAGGCTGACGCCGGCAAAGAACACCGAGCCGGCTATCGAAATGACGTACAACTGCCAGAGAGTGGAAATGCCCGCGCGCAACAACAGACTCAAGCCCGCAAAAAAAGCCGCCGTTATCATCACCGCGCGTCCGCCCGCGCGATCAGTCCAGTTGCCCCAGAAGGGAGCGGCCAGGCCTCCGACAACCAGGCTTGCGGAAACGACGCCGGAGAGCGCGGTCCGGCTCCATTTGAACTCTTCGATGAAGACTTTGAAATAGACGGCAAATGTGTATCCAATGCCGCTCAGAAAGAACATCGCCAGGAAACAAACCGCAACGATATACCAGCCATAGTATATCTTTCGTTTCTCCGCAGTCACCTGCTCCCCTTCCGCCAGATCGCTTCGCAGCTTCAGATGCTCACTTAAAAACCATCAAATGCTTACTGATAAGCCTTATTTCTCCGACATAGTATTGAAACTCTCACAGCGCGGACATTGAGAAAGCTGTTCTTCGCCCGATCCCAAATACATGTACCCGCAGTAATGGCATCTCCATTTTCGCTGAGCAACCCCCTGCCCTCCCAAACTTCCGCTGTGAGCATTCAACTCTATCCACATCCAAATCGCAATGATGAATATGAGGATCGTGCCGGCGTAGCCGAGTATGGCGACGTACAAATTCGCGTGCAGCATGCGTCAATCCTCATGAAGAATTCGGGGAAGATCGGGACCCAGAGCAAATTCCGCGGTAGGCATGGGCTTGGACTCAGCCGGCGGCGCAGCGAAAAGTTTATCCGGCGGGCGAGGGCGAAGTTTATCGGCGGTTTCTTTCACGTCGACAACGGGAAGGAGGGTCTCTTTTAACGTGAAAAGAGCATCCTCCGGTTTGGCTAAATGCCTCCATTTCGGAACTTCAGATTCCAATTCGGAAAGCACGGCATCGACCGGGAATGCAGGCTCGATTCTCTTCGGCGAGATCCAAACCGCTTCTTTT includes:
- a CDS encoding tyrosine phenol-lyase, which gives rise to MPEHIPQTIGQQYGRRSWAEPWKIKMVEPIKIISREDRQKALTDAGYNTFLLRSEDVYIDLLTDSGTSAMSDRQWAGMMLGDEAYAGSRNFYNLEAAVQQYYGYRYLVPTHQGRGAEHLISQAAIKKGQYVPGNMYFTTTRLHQELAGGIFVDVIIDEAHNPASTHPFKGNIDLKKLQALLEKVGKENVAYVSLAGTVNMAGGQPVSMANVKAVHELCSRNRMPVYLDATRMVENAFFIQEREEGYAGKSIARILKEFCGYTDGAWMSAKKDSLVNIGGWLAVNDRDLFDQLRNLVVIYEGLHTYGGMAGRDMEAMAIGIVESVQDDHIRARIGQVRYLGQLLTEWGIPIVQPVGGHGIFLDAKKFYPHIPQNQFPAQRLAAELYLDSGIRGMERGVVSAGRDPKTGDHRYPALELVRLTIPRRVYTQAHMDVTAEAVKAVFDAREKTRGLKMAYEPQYLRFFQARFEPIE
- a CDS encoding MFS transporter; this translates as MTAEKRKIYYGWYIVAVCFLAMFFLSGIGYTFAVYFKVFIEEFKWSRTALSGVVSASLVVGGLAAPFWGNWTDRAGGRAVMITAAFFAGLSLLLRAGISTLWQLYVISIAGSVFFAGVSLIPLSAIISHWFQKKRGAAMGLTLIGGSTGGFLMPPLAEYLIELTGWRISYLILAVILWGGVIPVAALILRRSPSAIGLLPDGKGSESERMKPGGLEEIISQEKTVKLPAEEFTLQQAMRTVTFWMIAAAFFFPMMSGVGLITHLVVVLTDAGIDTRLASVCLGLVAILGIAGRVTFGFAADRFPVRKVFTACYILETISVCMLLALPLIGTKAFFAYVLVYGLTGGGGLVLAPLIIGECFGLKSLGAIFGVLAISGVAGGAIGPLLAGFIFDTTGGYYLAFVIFATGEAIAAFAISRAKIMRSPSIETAIVAGVLD